One window from the genome of Candidatus Zymogenaceae bacterium encodes:
- a CDS encoding FeoB-associated Cys-rich membrane protein: MGAVGEYIIIGFLLLFALAYLVRRMRRTVRSVKKNDVCKHCPYAGDGCGKDPADCR, translated from the coding sequence ATGGGAGCCGTCGGCGAATACATCATCATCGGGTTTCTGTTGCTCTTCGCACTGGCCTATCTCGTCCGCCGTATGAGGCGTACGGTCCGCTCGGTGAAGAAAAACGACGTCTGCAAACACTGCCCCTACGCCGGGGACGGCTGCGGGAAAGACCCCGCCGACTGTCGATAA